GCGGTCGTTCACCACATAGATCACATCGATGGTTTCACTGTCTTTACCCACTTCGCGGATGTGGTCCAGCACTTCCTGCAAGGTCCAGTCAATACCCACCGCAATATAATCGGGGGTCATCAGGCGGCCCACGCTGCTTTCGGGGTAGCCGAGCAGCGACAGGGTTACCCGGCGTTCGTCGGGGTCAAGCAGTTTAATAAGCTCCTTTACCACCTCGCTGGGCAGTTCTTCCAGGAAAGAAGTGCGGTCATCCGCCGGTAGTTCGTTCAGCAGTTCGGCCGTTTTAAAGGGGGGTAAACCCTGGATGACTTCTTTCTGAACCGGCAGGTCAAGGATCTTGAACACGCTGGAGGCCCGGTGGATACTCATATTGCCAATGATCTGGCTCGAATAATCCGGGAACTCGTATATGAGCTCGGCTACATCGCTGATGTTCTGATCGTTCAGAAACTCCCGCATTTGTAACCGGTCTTCCTGCTCTATCAGGTGCAGGAACTGCTCTTTGGCGTTTTCAATTTCCATGCTCATGGGCCCAAATTTAAACCAATAGGCAATAGACAATATGCAATTGGCAATAATTTCCTGTTTTGTATCAGCATGCCTGTTGTCGAACACTCCGCAATTCGCGAACTCTTGCTTATTCGCCATTGCCAATTGTCAATTGTTAGGCCGGTTCGCAGTATCTTGTACCACTTTCAAACAAAAATTTACATGATATTACCTTGCCTGTTCATAGCGCCCACGAAGGAAATGGGGCGGGGCGTATTTACCTCAGAAAAGCTGAAAAACGGAACTGTTATTGAAATCGCACCGGTGATCGTAATGAGCCAGAAGGACAGGGTGCTGATAGATCAGACCTTACTGCACGATTATATTTTTGAATGGGGCGATCAACAGAACCAGTGCTGCATGGCCCTGGGTTATGTGCCCGTGTATAACCATTCCTATAAATCGAACTGTGAATACGAAATGGATTACGACAACCACACCATTGCCATAAAAACCGTACGGGACATCAAAAAAGGCGAGGAGTTATATATTAATTATAACGGCACCTGGAACGATGAAAAAAAGCTGTGGTTCGAGGCTAAATAAAAAATCCCCCGATGTGCATCGGGGGAGCTGAACTGGTGTTAGTTGTAAAAGTGTGTCCAAATAGACTATGCTATTTATTGTTGTCTGATCTTTTCGATTGGAGGAAAGGTTTATACTTCAGGGTAAATAAAATACCATAACTGTTCATCCGCATATTGCCCAAGCCCAGGTCTTTTAATGGTATTTTCAAATAAGGTTCAGCCTGTAAAGAGAATCGTTTGCCCAGTGAACGTTCCATCCCTACCGACAGGTTCAGGATAGAGAACAGGTAGGTGGAGTTGGTATTATTGCTTAACGGCATCGGGTAAGTACTCCCATTCCATCTGTAATAAACGTCATAATCTTCTTTATCCATCAGGTAGGTGGAAAGGCCGGTGCTGGCAAACCAACGCCGTTTGTTGTTAAAGGAAAAATCGTAACGCACATTTACCGGGAATTCCCACATAGCACAGTTGCCTTCTACCTTGCTTAGGTTTCTGTTAGGCCATGGGTTTTCTTTATAGTTGAAATGCGAACTATCGGTTTTGTAGAACTTTTTAGTGTAAATAGCGCCCACATTTACCGACCAGCGGTCATTGAACCGGTAACCCACCTGTACGCCAAAATTATAACCGGGTTTGTACAACGGGCCAAAGGATACCGCGCTCATATCCGGACCAACAATTACCCCAAATTCCAAAGGCTGTTTTACTTTATCATTCTTCTTCTTTTCCTTAGCCTTAGCCATGTTTTTGGTAGAATCAACGGCCTGCGTGGTGGCAGCTGGCTTGTTTTTCACGGAGTCAGTCTGCGTGGCAGTGTTTGGTTGAACCTTAGCTACCTCACTATTCGTTTCAACAGGTTGCCCGGTTGTTGCCCGTTCGGCAGTGGTGGTATTGTTTTCAGTTCCGGATGTACCGGTAGCATTTTTATCAGGTACTGCTGAGGTTACCTGGTTATTATAATCGCCGCTGGTGCCGGAGCGTTTGCCTTTTTGTTTGGCCGGTTTATATCCCTGGTTTGAACCGGCGCCAGTCGCTATGGTGGCATAGTTCAATGTGGCAGGCGCTTTTTGAATGCGTACCC
The Niastella koreensis GR20-10 genome window above contains:
- a CDS encoding outer membrane beta-barrel protein: MYPLDDDNLDHLSREAAELFEVEAGASGWDHLEQRLDKELPQEKKRRRFLFWLFFITVATGGALTAILRHQPVNPLAQNATSAVTSVDKTTALPENQTADSRTPYSTQTKTVSGANNNETPVTSATNGKQLPAGNNQQSIAGAPNTTPGSNPGKPAINEPVTATTVTATNKGVVTQPVEKTTVTATKGAKAGRVRIQKAPATLNYATIATGAGSNQGYKPAKQKGKRSGTSGDYNNQVTSAVPDKNATGTSGTENNTTTAERATTGQPVETNSEVAKVQPNTATQTDSVKNKPAATTQAVDSTKNMAKAKEKKKNDKVKQPLEFGVIVGPDMSAVSFGPLYKPGYNFGVQVGYRFNDRWSVNVGAIYTKKFYKTDSSHFNYKENPWPNRNLSKVEGNCAMWEFPVNVRYDFSFNNKRRWFASTGLSTYLMDKEDYDVYYRWNGSTYPMPLSNNTNSTYLFSILNLSVGMERSLGKRFSLQAEPYLKIPLKDLGLGNMRMNSYGILFTLKYKPFLQSKRSDNNK
- a CDS encoding SET domain-containing protein, giving the protein MILPCLFIAPTKEMGRGVFTSEKLKNGTVIEIAPVIVMSQKDRVLIDQTLLHDYIFEWGDQQNQCCMALGYVPVYNHSYKSNCEYEMDYDNHTIAIKTVRDIKKGEELYINYNGTWNDEKKLWFEAK